The following coding sequences are from one Microbacterium sp. SORGH_AS_0969 window:
- a CDS encoding GMC family oxidoreductase translates to MDDVYDYVVVGGGTAGCILAARLSEDLSVSVCLIEAGPSDEHEPRAGAIRRWAEMLEGEYDRDYRSVPQERGNSAIRQARLRILGGCSTGNTMITWRPLRGDVEEWAAMGVEGWDYDTLSSAYDRIVGPITPVAAADRNADVADAVEAAASALGLTRRETWNDSEFTEGAGFFEIGYDPETNLRSSTSRSYLHGVERPNLTLMLNGAADRVLFDGGRAVGVVVGVRRVGARRDIILSCGAIDTPALLMRSGIGPAAVLEEAGIAVRVDLPGVGENLQDHAEGLIVWETKRPRSGVCATGWDAGYVCRVDADSTVPDISTHIPVESWTVHAEDHGAVIPPNNVSFAPNVAKPRSRGRVWITSPDPEAAPMIDYRAFTDAEGRDERMLIEGVRRARAVAQQEPFASHVLREVFPGPQVTSEDDLGAILRATHQTVYHVSCTCRMGARDDPFAVVDSQLRVRGVDGLRVVDASVLPTVTALNPVGTVMAIAEHAVDVLRATSRDDRF, encoded by the coding sequence ATGGATGACGTTTACGACTACGTGGTCGTCGGAGGCGGCACCGCCGGGTGCATTCTCGCCGCCCGCCTCAGCGAGGACTTGTCCGTCTCGGTGTGTCTGATCGAAGCCGGGCCGAGCGATGAGCACGAGCCGCGCGCGGGCGCGATCCGGAGATGGGCCGAAATGCTGGAGGGGGAGTACGACCGCGACTATCGCAGCGTGCCCCAAGAGCGCGGCAATTCGGCGATCCGGCAGGCGCGGCTGCGCATTCTCGGTGGATGCTCGACGGGAAACACGATGATCACGTGGCGACCCTTGCGCGGTGACGTCGAGGAGTGGGCCGCGATGGGCGTCGAGGGATGGGATTACGACACGCTCTCGTCCGCCTACGACCGCATCGTCGGTCCCATCACTCCCGTGGCGGCTGCCGATCGAAACGCCGACGTCGCAGACGCCGTGGAGGCGGCGGCATCCGCACTCGGGCTGACGCGGCGCGAGACGTGGAACGACAGCGAGTTCACGGAGGGCGCAGGATTCTTCGAGATCGGCTACGACCCCGAGACGAATCTGCGCTCATCCACCTCGAGGAGCTACCTCCACGGGGTGGAGCGGCCGAACCTGACGCTGATGCTGAACGGCGCGGCCGATCGAGTGCTCTTCGACGGCGGTCGCGCGGTGGGCGTCGTCGTCGGAGTACGCCGTGTCGGCGCTCGTCGCGACATCATCCTCAGTTGCGGCGCGATCGACACCCCTGCGCTTCTCATGCGCTCGGGGATCGGTCCGGCCGCGGTCCTCGAAGAGGCCGGTATCGCGGTGAGAGTGGACCTTCCCGGTGTGGGGGAGAATCTGCAGGACCACGCCGAGGGGCTCATCGTCTGGGAGACGAAACGTCCGCGAAGCGGGGTCTGTGCGACGGGGTGGGACGCCGGCTACGTGTGCCGCGTTGACGCAGACAGCACCGTCCCTGACATCTCGACCCACATCCCGGTCGAGTCGTGGACCGTCCACGCCGAGGATCACGGCGCGGTCATTCCCCCGAACAACGTCTCCTTCGCGCCCAACGTCGCCAAGCCCCGAAGTCGCGGGAGGGTGTGGATCACCTCCCCCGACCCGGAGGCCGCTCCGATGATCGACTACCGGGCCTTCACCGATGCGGAGGGGAGAGATGAACGGATGCTGATCGAAGGTGTCCGGCGTGCGCGCGCTGTCGCCCAGCAGGAGCCCTTCGCGTCGCATGTGCTCCGAGAAGTGTTCCCCGGCCCGCAGGTGACGAGCGAGGACGACCTCGGAGCGATTCTGCGGGCGACTCACCAGACGGTGTACCACGTGTCGTGCACATGCCGGATGGGAGCTCGCGACGATCCCTTCGCCGTGGTCGACAGTCAGCTTCGCGTTCGAGGCGTAGACGGATTGCGCGTCGTCGACGCTTCGGTCCTCCCCACGGTCACCGCGCTCAACCCCGTGGGAACGGTCATGGCGATCGCGGAGCATGCTGTCGATGTGCTGCGTGCGACGTCGCGCGATGACAGGTTCTGA
- a CDS encoding ABC transporter ATP-binding protein — protein MSVSAVLSPKVRLEHVDKSFGDVHALSDVSLTLGDREFVSVVGASGCGKSTLLSIIAGLEAATSGEASIQDVPISGPGRDRGVVFQSATLLPWLTAIDNVVFALRGERGMGRRERFDRARDVLSQVGLSGFEDAYPAQLSGGMQQRVALARSLAYGPEVLLMDEPFGALDALTRRTMQELLTTVWERNRMTVMLITHDIEEAVFLSDRVVAMTPRPGRVRAEFDIELPRPRTPDVIGSPEFHRYYTDILGLIHHG, from the coding sequence ATGTCCGTCTCCGCCGTTCTCTCTCCGAAAGTCCGTCTCGAGCACGTCGACAAGAGTTTCGGTGACGTCCACGCCCTCAGCGACGTGTCGTTGACACTGGGAGATCGGGAGTTCGTCTCGGTCGTCGGGGCGTCCGGATGCGGCAAGAGCACTCTCCTGTCGATCATCGCCGGTCTCGAGGCGGCGACCAGCGGCGAGGCGTCCATTCAGGACGTCCCGATCTCCGGACCGGGCCGTGATCGTGGAGTCGTCTTCCAATCGGCGACCCTTCTGCCCTGGCTCACGGCCATCGACAATGTCGTGTTCGCCCTCCGGGGCGAGCGGGGTATGGGCCGCCGGGAGCGCTTCGACCGCGCGCGCGATGTCCTCTCGCAGGTGGGCCTTTCGGGTTTCGAGGACGCGTATCCCGCCCAGCTCTCCGGAGGGATGCAGCAGCGCGTCGCCCTGGCTCGCTCGCTCGCCTACGGCCCGGAGGTCCTCCTCATGGACGAGCCGTTCGGAGCGCTCGATGCCCTCACGCGTCGCACCATGCAGGAACTGCTGACCACGGTGTGGGAGCGCAACCGCATGACCGTGATGCTCATCACCCACGACATCGAGGAGGCGGTCTTCCTGTCCGATCGTGTCGTAGCGATGACTCCACGCCCCGGTCGTGTGCGTGCGGAGTTCGACATCGAGCTCCCGCGCCCGCGCACCCCCGACGTGATCGGCAGCCCCGAGTTCCATCGCTACTACACGGACATCCTCGGTCTCATCCACCATGGATGA
- a CDS encoding ABC transporter permease, whose amino-acid sequence MPLSRRQYLITAVIGFATLLALWTAVSMSGIVSALFLPSPVAVVDRLIEQSANGELWSDIGVSTYRVMLGFLASTVLAVPIGLLCGSFVRVEAAVEPIIDFIRYMPVVAFVPLTILWVGTDDSQKFLIIFLGTFFQQVLLFSDAVRRVPVSYRNLGATLGLTRAQILVRIVLPSALPRIWDALRISLGWAWTWLVVAELVAATSGMGYRITQAQRFLETDLIIGYVIILGLLGLVFDQIMRTLGRRFFRYLKGRS is encoded by the coding sequence GTGCCACTCTCACGCCGTCAGTACCTCATCACCGCCGTCATCGGCTTCGCCACCCTGCTCGCGCTGTGGACCGCTGTGTCCATGTCCGGGATCGTGAGCGCTCTCTTCCTGCCCTCGCCGGTCGCTGTGGTCGATCGACTCATCGAGCAGTCCGCCAACGGCGAACTGTGGTCCGACATCGGCGTGAGCACCTACCGGGTCATGCTGGGCTTCCTCGCCAGCACGGTCTTGGCCGTGCCGATCGGTCTGCTCTGCGGGTCGTTCGTGCGTGTGGAAGCGGCGGTCGAACCCATCATCGACTTCATCCGCTACATGCCGGTGGTGGCCTTCGTGCCGCTGACGATCCTCTGGGTGGGAACCGATGACTCGCAGAAGTTCCTCATCATCTTCCTCGGCACGTTCTTCCAGCAGGTGCTGCTCTTCTCCGATGCGGTCCGTCGGGTCCCGGTGTCGTATCGAAACCTCGGGGCGACGCTCGGATTGACGCGTGCGCAGATCCTCGTCCGAATCGTGTTGCCCTCCGCCCTTCCACGGATCTGGGACGCCCTGCGAATCAGCCTGGGGTGGGCGTGGACCTGGCTCGTGGTCGCGGAGCTCGTGGCCGCGACCTCGGGGATGGGCTATCGCATCACGCAGGCGCAGCGGTTCCTCGAGACCGACCTCATCATCGGTTACGTCATCATCCTCGGCCTGCTCGGTCTCGTCTTCGACCAGATCATGCGCACACTCGGCCGTCGTTTCTTCCGTTATCTGAAGGGTCGTTCGTGA